The Halichoerus grypus chromosome 9, mHalGry1.hap1.1, whole genome shotgun sequence genome has a window encoding:
- the SRPK1 gene encoding SRSF protein kinase 1 isoform X2, with the protein MERKVLALQARKKRTKAKKDKAQRKSETQHRGSAPHSESDLPEQEEEILGSDDDEQEDPNDYCKGGYHLVKIGDLFNGRYHVIRKLGWGHFSTVWLSWDIQGKKFVAMKVVKSAEHYTETALDEIRLLKSVRNSDPNDPNREMVVQLLDDFKISGVNGTHICMVFEVLGHHLLKWIIKSNYQGLPLPCVKKIIQQVLQGLDYLHTKCRIIHTDIKPENILLSVNEQYIRRLAAEATEWQRSGAPPPSGSAVSTAPQPKPADKMSKNKKKKLKKKQKRQAELLEKRMQEIEEMEKESGPGQKRPNKQEESESPVERPLKENPPNKMTQEKLEESSTIDQDQTLMERGVEGGAAEINCNGVIEIVNYTENNNKETLRLKEDLHNANDCDVQNLKQEPSFLSSQNGDSSTSQETDSCTPITSEVSDTMMCQASPNVDQSFSEQDISQLQESIRAEIPCEDEQEQEQNGPLDNKGKSTAGNFLVNPLEPKNAEKLQVKIADLGNACWVFLCSRDSDCFADCIPMVLNMVSVSPRIMFEFFGGVRGMEENGAKNSL; encoded by the exons atCTGAAACTCAGCACCGAGGCTCTGCTCCCCACTCTGAAAGTGATCTAccagagcaggaagaggagattCTGGGGTCTGATGATGATGAGCAGGAAGATCCCAATGATTATTGTAAAG gaggTTATCATCTTGTGAAAATCGGAGATCTATTCAATGGGAGATATCATGTGATCCGAAAGTTGGGCTGGGGACACTTTTCAACAGTGTGGTTATCATGGGATATTCA GGGAAAGAAGTTTGTGGCAATGAAAGTAGTTAAAAGTGCTGAACATTATACTGAAACAGCACTAGATGAAATCCGGTTGCTGAAATCA GTTCGTAATTCAGACCCTAATGATCCAAATAGAGAAATGGTCGTTCAACTACTAGATGACTTTAAAATATCGGGAGTTAACGGAACAC ATATCTGCATGGTGTTTGAAGTTTTGGGGCATCATCTGCTGAAGTGGATCATCAAGTCCAATTATCAAGGGCTTCCACTGCCTTGTGTCAAAAAAATTATCCAGCAA GTGTTACAGGGTCTGGATTATTTACACACCAAGTGCCGTATCATCCACACTGACATTAAACCAGAAAACATCTTGTTGTCAGTGAACGAGCAGTATATCCGAAGACTGGCTGCAGAAGCAACAGAATGGCAGCGATCCGGAGCTCCTCCACCTTCTGGATCTGCAG tcagTACTGCGCCCCAGCCTAAACCA GCTGACAAAATGTCaaagaataagaagaagaaattgaagaagaagcAGAAGCGCCAGGCAGAATTACTAGAGAAGCGAATGCAGGAAAttgaggaaatggagaaagagtCGGGCCCTGGGCAAAAAAGACCAAACAAGCAAGAAGAATCAGAGAGTCCTGTTGAAAGACCCTTGAAAGAGAACCCACCTAATAAAATGACCCAAGAAAAACTTG AAGAGTCAAGTACCATTGACCAGGATCAAACACTTATGGAACGTGGTGTAGAGGGTGGTGCAGCAGAAATTAATTGCAATGGAGTAATTGAAATCGTTAATTATactgaaaacaataataaagaaaCATTGAGGCTTAAAGAGGATCTACATAATGCTAATGACTGTGATGTCCAAAATTTGAAGCAGGAACCTAGTTTCCTAAGCTCCCAAAATGGAGACAGCAGCACAtctcaagaaacagactcttgtaCACCTATAACCTCTGAGGTGTCAGATACCATGATGTGCCAGGCTTCACCAAATGTAGACCAGTCATTCAGTGAGCAGGACATCAGCCAACTTCAAGAAAGCATTCGGGCAGAGATACCCTGTGAAGATGAGCAAGAGCAAGAACAAAATGGACCATTGGACAACAAAG GAAAATCCACTGCTGGAAATTTTCTTGTTAATCCCCTTGAGccaaaaaatgcagaaaagctCCAAGTGAAGATTGCTGATCTTGGAAATGCCTGTTGGGTG TTTTTGTGTTCAAGAGATTCCGATTGTTTTGCTGATTGCATTCCCATGGTACTTAACATGGTCTCTGTTTCGCCAAGAATCATGTTTGAGTTTTTTGGAGGAGTGAGGGGGATGGAGGAGAATGGGGCCAAGAATTCTTTATAG